One window of Fusobacterium polymorphum genomic DNA carries:
- a CDS encoding site-specific integrase: MNILEKYTENLIVKKNLLQTTVDAYKLDINEYLEFLKKRDIDILDTDEKIFNEYFSDAEKKYKKATFSRKYSTIRGLYKFLLKNRYIEKIFEYKLSVNKSDNEVTTKKNNIIFKQKEYEEFINSLSDNFNEMRLKLISKMIVEYKINLVNIFEIQIKDLLKYDFQKIIIVRNNKIISYDIDKIMEEDLKNYYKKCAFEKRFLFGVYGKLTFISDLKRYNLDFKTLKNCMREDEKDLIENIRKMYFEIGIGDN, translated from the coding sequence GTGAACATTTTAGAGAAATACACAGAAAATCTGATAGTAAAAAAGAATTTATTACAGACAACAGTTGATGCTTATAAATTAGATATAAATGAGTATCTTGAATTTTTGAAAAAAAGAGATATAGATATTTTAGATACTGATGAAAAGATATTTAATGAGTATTTTTCTGATGCAGAAAAAAAATATAAGAAAGCTACCTTTAGTAGAAAATATAGTACTATAAGAGGTCTGTATAAGTTTCTTTTAAAGAATAGATATATAGAAAAAATATTTGAATATAAACTATCAGTTAATAAATCTGATAATGAAGTTACTACTAAAAAGAATAATATTATATTCAAGCAAAAAGAATATGAAGAATTTATAAATTCTTTATCTGATAATTTTAATGAGATGAGATTAAAACTTATTTCTAAGATGATAGTTGAGTACAAAATTAACCTTGTGAATATTTTTGAAATTCAGATTAAAGACCTATTAAAATATGATTTTCAAAAGATTATCATAGTGAGAAATAATAAGATTATTAGTTATGATATAGATAAGATTATGGAAGAAGATTTAAAAAATTATTATAAAAAATGTGCTTTTGAAAAAAGATTTTTATTTGGAGTTTATGGGAAATTAACTTTTATTTCAGATTTAAAAAGGTATAATTTAGATTTTAAAACTTTAAAAAATTGTATGCGGGAAGATGAAAAAGACTTAATTGAAAATATTAGAAAAATGTATTTTGAGATAGGAATAGGAGATAATTAA
- a CDS encoding amino acid ABC transporter permease, which translates to MLDTVIDLLSMGTNFERLLYGLWVTIKLSLISAIFSIIFGILFGLFMVIKNPITKIISQIYLQAIRIMPPLVLLFIAYFGVTRMYGIHISAETSAIIVFTIWGTAEMGDLVRGAIESIPKSQIESATALALNKKQIYLYVIIPQIIRRLIPLSVNLITRMIKTTSLVVLIGIVEVLKVGQQIIDTNRFQYPNGAIWIYGVIFLLYFLSCWPLSILAKFLEKRWSKI; encoded by the coding sequence ATGTTGGATACAGTAATTGATTTATTATCAATGGGGACAAATTTTGAAAGACTTCTATATGGCTTATGGGTAACAATAAAATTAAGTTTGATATCAGCTATATTTTCAATAATTTTTGGAATATTATTTGGGCTTTTTATGGTAATAAAAAATCCTATAACAAAAATAATTTCACAAATATATTTACAGGCAATAAGAATAATGCCACCTCTTGTATTACTTTTCATAGCATATTTTGGAGTTACAAGAATGTATGGCATTCATATTTCAGCAGAAACAAGTGCAATAATAGTATTTACTATTTGGGGAACTGCTGAAATGGGAGATTTGGTAAGAGGTGCTATTGAAAGCATTCCTAAAAGTCAAATAGAAAGTGCAACAGCATTAGCTTTAAATAAAAAACAAATATATCTATATGTAATTATTCCTCAAATTATAAGAAGACTTATACCTTTATCAGTGAATCTAATAACTAGAATGATAAAAACTACAAGTTTAGTTGTATTAATAGGAATAGTTGAAGTTTTAAAAGTTGGACAACAAATAATAGACACAAATAGATTTCAGTATCCAAATGGAGCAATATGGATATATGGAGTAATATTCTTATTATATTTCTTGTCTTGTTGGCCATTATCAATATTAGCGAAATTTTTAGAAAAGAGATGGAGTAAAATATGA
- a CDS encoding NAD(+)/NADH kinase: MIKLSIIHNTDKEDAIKIYKELLKYLKAKKEFEVLDDKNISQAEYIVVIGGDGTLLRGFKKIKDKKVKIIAINSGTLGYLTEIRKDGYKEIFENILKGKVNIEERYFFTVKIGKKKYNALNEVFLTKDNIKRNIVSSEIYVDDKFLGKFKGDGVIISTPTGSTAYSLSAGGPIVTPELKLFLITPIAPHNLNTRPIILSGDVKIVLTLAAPSELGIVNVDGHTHNKIDLEDEVEISYSEESLKIVLPDERNYYNVLREKLKWGENLC; the protein is encoded by the coding sequence ATGATAAAATTAAGTATTATTCACAATACAGATAAAGAAGATGCTATAAAAATCTATAAGGAACTTTTAAAATATTTAAAAGCTAAAAAAGAATTTGAAGTTTTAGATGATAAAAATATATCGCAAGCTGAATATATAGTAGTTATAGGTGGAGATGGAACTCTACTTAGAGGATTTAAAAAGATAAAAGATAAGAAAGTTAAGATAATAGCTATTAATTCAGGAACTTTAGGTTATCTTACAGAAATTAGAAAAGATGGCTATAAAGAAATTTTTGAAAATATTTTAAAAGGTAAAGTTAATATTGAAGAAAGATATTTTTTTACTGTAAAAATTGGAAAAAAGAAATACAATGCTTTAAATGAAGTATTTTTAACAAAAGACAATATAAAGAGGAATATAGTATCTTCTGAAATTTATGTAGATGATAAATTTTTAGGTAAATTTAAAGGAGATGGAGTAATTATATCTACTCCAACAGGCTCAACTGCTTATTCATTATCTGCTGGAGGACCTATTGTAACTCCTGAATTAAAGTTATTTTTGATAACACCAATAGCACCACATAACTTAAATACAAGACCTATAATTTTATCAGGTGATGTAAAAATAGTTTTAACTTTGGCAGCACCAAGTGAATTGGGTATTGTAAATGTAGATGGGCATACTCATAATAAAATTGATCTTGAAGATGAAGTAGAAATTTCTTATTCAGAGGAAAGTTTAAAAATTGTTCTTCCAGATGAAAGAAATTACTATAATGTTCTAAGAGAAAAACTTAAATGGGGAGAAAACTTATGCTAA
- a CDS encoding murein hydrolase activator EnvC family protein, which yields MTLKMMKTKTILTFFLLSASIYPASNSVKDMNKRLKNIDKEIEKKNTRIKAIDTETSKLEKMIKELEEEIKKLEHEREEIEDEITVVKKNIDYSRKNLEISEVEHGRKESEFVAKIIAWDKYSKIHGKDIDEKVLLTKNYREMLHGDLQRMGHIEKVTGSIKEVKEKIEAEKRKLDRLEAELRENLRKSDAKKEEQKKLKEQLQVEKKGHQSSIEKLKKEKQRISREIERIIRENARRAAEKAAREKAAREAAKNKGKNAGKGKGSGETKVTTTTVDMPKISNPEAYKRIGKTIKPLNGQIVVYFGQKKAGVVESNGIEIKGKLGNPVVASKAGTVIYADAFQGLGKVVMIDYGGGIIGVYGNLLAIKVNINSKVSSGQTIGVLGLSSDKEPNLYYELRANLRPIDPIPTF from the coding sequence ATGACTTTGAAGATGATGAAGACTAAGACAATTTTAACATTTTTTCTTTTATCAGCAAGTATTTATCCAGCTTCTAATTCTGTAAAGGATATGAATAAAAGATTAAAGAATATTGATAAAGAAATTGAGAAGAAGAACACTCGTATAAAAGCAATAGATACAGAAACTTCTAAATTAGAAAAGATGATAAAAGAGCTAGAAGAGGAAATTAAGAAGTTGGAACATGAAAGAGAAGAGATAGAAGATGAAATTACAGTAGTTAAGAAGAATATAGATTATAGTAGAAAAAATCTTGAAATATCAGAAGTAGAACATGGTAGGAAAGAATCTGAATTTGTTGCTAAGATAATTGCTTGGGATAAATATAGTAAAATTCATGGAAAAGATATAGATGAAAAAGTTTTACTTACTAAAAATTATAGAGAAATGTTACATGGTGACTTACAAAGAATGGGGCATATCGAAAAAGTTACAGGCAGTATTAAAGAAGTAAAAGAAAAGATAGAAGCTGAAAAAAGAAAATTGGATAGACTTGAAGCAGAACTTAGAGAAAACTTAAGAAAAAGTGATGCTAAAAAAGAAGAACAAAAGAAATTAAAAGAACAATTACAAGTTGAGAAAAAAGGACATCAATCATCTATTGAAAAGTTAAAGAAAGAAAAACAAAGAATTTCAAGAGAGATTGAAAGAATTATAAGAGAAAATGCTAGAAGAGCTGCAGAAAAAGCAGCAAGAGAAAAGGCTGCAAGGGAAGCTGCTAAAAATAAAGGTAAGAATGCTGGTAAAGGTAAGGGTAGTGGTGAAACAAAGGTTACTACTACCACTGTAGATATGCCAAAAATAAGTAATCCAGAAGCATATAAGAGAATAGGAAAAACGATAAAACCACTTAATGGACAAATTGTTGTTTATTTTGGACAAAAGAAAGCAGGAGTGGTTGAAAGTAATGGTATAGAAATAAAAGGAAAATTAGGAAATCCAGTAGTTGCTTCTAAGGCAGGAACAGTTATCTATGCTGATGCATTTCAAGGCTTAGGTAAGGTTGTTATGATAGACTATGGTGGAGGAATAATAGGAGTTTATGGAAATTTACTTGCAATAAAGGTTAATATAAACTCAAAAGTAAGTTCAGGACAAACTATAGGAGTATTAGGTTTATCTAGTGATAAAGAGCCTAATTTATACTATGAATTAAGAGCAAATTTAAGACCTATTGACCCAATACCAACATTTTAA
- a CDS encoding amino acid ABC transporter permease: MDWEFIAKYIPEFVHAGILTLKIGGIGIILSIIVGILGSWILYENFKFFKKIVIGYIELSRNTPLLVQLFFLYFGLPKVGLRFSPEACGIIGLTFLGGSYMIETFRSALETIDKIQKESALSLGMTKWQTMRYVILPQSFVISLPGLTANIIFLLKETSVFSAISLMDMMFVTRDLIGLYYKTEESLFMLVVGYLIILLPLSLLGVWLERKLKYVGYSN, from the coding sequence ATGGATTGGGAATTTATAGCAAAGTACATACCAGAGTTTGTACATGCTGGAATACTGACATTAAAAATAGGTGGAATAGGAATAATACTTTCAATTATAGTTGGAATTTTAGGAAGTTGGATTTTATATGAAAACTTTAAATTTTTTAAAAAAATTGTAATTGGATATATAGAACTAAGTAGAAATACACCTCTTCTTGTTCAATTATTCTTTTTATACTTTGGGCTACCAAAAGTTGGTTTAAGATTTAGTCCAGAGGCTTGTGGAATAATTGGTTTAACATTTTTAGGTGGAAGTTATATGATAGAAACTTTTCGTAGTGCACTAGAAACAATAGATAAAATTCAAAAAGAATCAGCTTTAAGTTTGGGTATGACTAAATGGCAAACAATGAGATATGTTATTTTACCTCAATCATTTGTTATAAGCTTACCAGGACTTACTGCAAATATTATATTTTTGTTAAAAGAAACTTCTGTATTCAGTGCAATATCTTTGATGGATATGATGTTTGTAACAAGAGATTTAATAGGACTTTATTATAAAACAGAAGAATCTTTATTTATGCTTGTAGTAGGATATTTAATAATATTATTGCCTCTTTCATTATTAGGGGTATGGTTAGAAAGGAAGTTAAAATATGTTGGATACAGTAATTGA
- a CDS encoding amino acid ABC transporter ATP-binding protein: MKQFDKVVLSAKDVIKNYQELEVLKGINLDIHQGEVVVIIGASGCGKSTFLRCLNGLEDIQGGDIILDNEIKFSDTKNDMTKIRQKIGMVFQSYELFPHLTILDNILLAPMKVQRRNKEEVKQQALKLLERVNLLDKQNSYPRQLSGGQKQRVAIVRALCMNPEIMLFDEVTAALDPEMVREVLDVMLELARDGMTMVIVTHEMQFARAVADRVIFMDNGNIAEQGEAEEFFSNPKTERAQKFLNTFSFKK; encoded by the coding sequence ATGAAACAGTTTGATAAAGTGGTTCTCTCTGCCAAAGATGTTATAAAAAATTATCAAGAACTTGAAGTTTTAAAAGGCATAAATTTAGATATACATCAGGGAGAAGTAGTTGTAATAATTGGAGCTTCTGGTTGTGGGAAAAGTACATTTTTAAGATGTTTAAATGGCTTAGAAGATATTCAAGGTGGAGATATAATCTTAGATAATGAAATAAAATTTTCAGATACTAAAAATGATATGACAAAGATTAGACAAAAAATTGGAATGGTTTTTCAAAGTTATGAATTATTTCCACATTTAACAATCTTGGATAATATCTTATTAGCACCAATGAAGGTACAAAGGAGAAATAAAGAAGAAGTAAAGCAGCAAGCATTAAAATTACTTGAAAGAGTTAATTTACTAGATAAACAAAATTCTTATCCAAGGCAGTTATCAGGTGGGCAAAAGCAAAGAGTTGCAATAGTTAGAGCACTGTGTATGAACCCAGAAATAATGTTATTTGATGAGGTTACAGCTGCACTTGATCCTGAAATGGTAAGAGAAGTTTTAGATGTAATGCTTGAACTTGCAAGAGATGGAATGACAATGGTAATAGTAACTCATGAAATGCAATTTGCAAGAGCAGTTGCAGATAGAGTTATATTTATGGATAATGGAAATATAGCAGAACAAGGAGAGGCAGAAGAATTTTTCTCTAATCCAAAAACAGAAAGGGCACAAAAGTTTTTAAATACATTTAGTTTTAAAAAATAA
- a CDS encoding transporter substrate-binding domain-containing protein: MKIWKKILKLATVGVAVFALAACGNKTEETKPEAQAPAQETTAKARTVQEIKDSGVIRIGVFTDKAPFGYIDENGKNQGYDVYFTDRLAKDLGVKVEYISLDPASRVEYAETAKADIVAANFTVTPERAEKVDFSLPYMKVSLGVVSPDKAVIKSIDELKDKTLIVSKGTTAEYYFSKNHPEIKLQKYDSYADAYNALLDGRGDAFSTDNTEVLAWAKANPGFTVGIDSLGDVDTIAVAVQKGNKDLLDWINNEIKELGKENFFHEAYKATLEPIYGDSADPDSIVIEGGQL; this comes from the coding sequence ATGAAAATTTGGAAAAAGATTTTAAAATTAGCAACAGTCGGGGTAGCAGTATTTGCATTAGCTGCTTGTGGGAATAAAACAGAAGAAACTAAACCAGAAGCACAAGCACCTGCACAAGAAACTACTGCTAAGGCAAGAACAGTTCAAGAAATTAAAGATAGTGGTGTTATTAGAATAGGAGTATTTACAGATAAAGCACCTTTTGGTTATATTGATGAAAATGGTAAAAATCAAGGATATGATGTTTATTTCACAGATCGTTTAGCAAAAGATTTAGGAGTAAAAGTTGAATATATTTCTCTTGACCCTGCAAGTCGTGTTGAATATGCAGAAACAGCAAAAGCTGATATAGTTGCTGCAAACTTTACAGTTACACCTGAAAGAGCAGAAAAGGTTGATTTTAGTTTACCATATATGAAAGTATCATTAGGAGTTGTTTCTCCTGATAAAGCAGTTATTAAAAGTATTGATGAATTAAAAGATAAGACTTTAATAGTAAGTAAAGGAACTACTGCTGAATATTATTTCTCTAAGAATCACCCAGAAATAAAATTACAAAAATATGATTCTTATGCAGATGCTTATAATGCTTTATTAGATGGTAGAGGAGATGCTTTCTCGACTGATAACACAGAAGTTTTGGCTTGGGCAAAAGCAAATCCTGGATTTACAGTTGGTATTGATTCATTAGGAGATGTTGATACAATAGCTGTTGCAGTTCAAAAAGGAAATAAAGATTTATTAGATTGGATAAACAATGAAATTAAAGAATTAGGAAAAGAAAATTTCTTCCATGAAGCATATAAAGCAACTCTTGAACCAATTTATGGAGATTCAGCTGATCCAGATTCAATAGTTATTGAAGGCGGACAATTATAA
- the era gene encoding GTPase Era, giving the protein MKAGFIAVVGRPNVGKSTLINKLVSEKVAIVSDKAGTTRDNIKGILNFKDNQYIFIDTPGIHKPQHLLGEYMTNIAVKILKDVDIILFLIDASKPIGTGDMFVMDRINENSKKPRILLVNKVDLISDEQKEEKLKEIEEKLGKFDKIIFASGMYSFGISQLLEALDPYLEDGVKYYPDDMYTDMSTYRIITEIVREKILLKTRDEIPHSVAIEIINVERKEGKKDKFDINIYVERDSQKGIIIGKDGKMLKEIGMEARKEIEELLGEKIYLGLWVKVKDDWRKKKPFLKELGYVEE; this is encoded by the coding sequence ATGAAAGCAGGATTTATAGCTGTTGTAGGTAGACCAAATGTTGGGAAATCAACTTTAATAAATAAACTTGTATCTGAAAAAGTAGCTATTGTTTCTGATAAAGCAGGAACAACAAGAGATAATATAAAGGGAATTTTGAATTTTAAAGATAATCAATATATTTTTATAGATACACCAGGAATACATAAACCACAACATCTTTTAGGTGAATATATGACTAATATTGCAGTTAAGATTTTAAAAGATGTAGATATTATACTTTTTTTAATTGATGCCTCTAAACCAATAGGGACAGGGGATATGTTTGTAATGGATAGAATAAATGAAAATTCTAAGAAGCCTAGAATTTTACTTGTGAATAAGGTTGATTTAATAAGTGATGAGCAAAAAGAAGAAAAATTAAAAGAGATAGAAGAAAAGTTAGGAAAATTTGATAAAATAATTTTTGCCTCAGGTATGTATTCTTTTGGTATAAGTCAATTATTAGAGGCACTAGACCCTTATTTAGAAGATGGAGTTAAATACTATCCTGATGATATGTACACAGATATGTCCACTTACAGAATAATAACAGAAATAGTCAGAGAAAAAATCTTATTAAAAACAAGAGATGAAATTCCTCACTCTGTTGCTATTGAAATAATAAATGTGGAAAGAAAAGAAGGAAAAAAAGATAAATTTGATATAAATATTTATGTTGAAAGAGATTCTCAAAAAGGAATTATCATTGGTAAAGACGGTAAGATGCTAAAAGAAATTGGAATGGAAGCCAGAAAAGAGATAGAAGAATTATTAGGAGAAAAAATCTATTTAGGACTTTGGGTAAAAGTGAAAGATGATTGGAGAAAGAAAAAACCATTTTTAAAAGAATTAGGTTATGTTGAGGAATAA
- a CDS encoding helix-turn-helix domain-containing protein: protein MTVKEIEKLIKDGEKINIEFKESKSALTRDIFDTVCAFNNRNGGHILLGVKDNKEIIGVEVNKVSEIIKNFITSINNPQKIYPPLYLIPEPIEINNKIVIYIRIPEGYQVCRHNGKILDRSYEGDINITDNSELVYKMYARKQNTYFVNKVYSNINLDFLDTNIIQRAKEMARVRNINHSWINMTDEEMLRSANLILTDPETNKEGLTLAAILLFGKDNSIMSVLPQHKTDAIFRVENKDRYDDRDVIITNLIDSYDRLIQFGQKHLNDLFVLDGIQNVNARDRILREIVSNTLAHRDYSSGFPAKMIIDEEKILIENSNLAHSIGELNLFKFEPFSKNPPISKVFREIGLADELGSGMRNTYKFTELYSNEKPIFEEGSIFRTIVPIRKIATKKVGIKDVAQDVAQDVAQDVAQKKEDILSIILDEIKKNPKISRKKIAEKVGVSVKTIERYIKEIQNLKFIGRGSNGYWKLEE, encoded by the coding sequence ATGACTGTAAAAGAAATAGAAAAGTTAATAAAAGATGGAGAAAAAATAAATATTGAATTTAAGGAGTCAAAGTCTGCATTAACAAGGGATATCTTTGATACAGTATGTGCTTTTAATAATAGAAATGGTGGTCACATTCTATTAGGAGTAAAAGATAACAAAGAAATTATAGGAGTAGAAGTAAATAAAGTAAGTGAAATTATAAAAAACTTTATAACTTCTATTAATAATCCTCAAAAAATATATCCTCCATTATATTTAATACCTGAACCTATTGAAATAAATAATAAAATTGTTATTTATATAAGAATACCAGAAGGCTATCAGGTTTGTAGACATAATGGAAAAATATTAGATCGCTCTTATGAGGGAGATATTAATATTACTGATAATTCTGAGCTGGTGTATAAGATGTATGCAAGGAAACAAAATACGTATTTTGTAAATAAAGTATATTCAAATATAAATTTAGATTTTTTGGATACAAATATTATTCAAAGAGCTAAAGAAATGGCAAGAGTTAGAAATATAAATCATAGTTGGATAAATATGACTGATGAAGAAATGCTTAGAAGTGCTAATTTAATTCTTACAGATCCTGAAACAAATAAAGAAGGCTTAACATTAGCAGCTATTTTACTTTTTGGAAAAGATAATTCAATTATGTCAGTATTGCCACAACATAAAACAGATGCAATTTTTAGAGTAGAAAATAAAGATAGATATGATGATAGAGATGTTATTATCACTAATTTAATTGATAGTTATGATAGATTGATTCAATTTGGACAAAAACACTTAAATGACTTATTCGTATTAGATGGAATACAAAATGTAAATGCAAGGGATAGAATTTTAAGAGAAATTGTATCAAACACTTTAGCTCATAGAGATTATTCTAGTGGATTTCCTGCTAAAATGATTATTGATGAAGAGAAAATTCTAATAGAAAATAGTAACTTAGCTCATAGTATAGGAGAGTTAAATCTTTTTAAGTTTGAGCCATTTTCTAAAAATCCTCCTATATCAAAGGTATTTCGTGAAATTGGACTAGCTGATGAATTAGGGTCAGGAATGAGAAATACTTATAAATTTACAGAGCTATATTCAAATGAAAAACCAATATTTGAAGAGGGAAGTATTTTTAGAACAATAGTTCCTATTAGAAAAATAGCTACTAAAAAAGTGGGTATAAAAGATGTCGCTCAGGATGTCGCTCAGGATGTCGCTCAGGATGTCGCTCAAAAAAAAGAAGATATATTATCTATAATATTAGATGAAATAAAGAAAAATCCTAAGATTAGTAGGAAAAAAATTGCAGAAAAAGTTGGAGTGAGTGTTAAAACAATAGAAAGATATATAAAAGAAATTCAAAATTTAAAATTTATTGGAAGAGGAAGCAATGGTTATTGGAAACTTGAGGAATAA
- the recN gene encoding DNA repair protein RecN: MGRKLMLRELKIENLAIIDELDIEFDKGFIVLTGETGAGKSIILSGINLLIGEKASVDMIRDGEENLVAQGVFDVDEEQKKALEAMGIDTDGEEIIIRRSYSRSGKARAFVNNVRISLTDLKEIASTLVDIVGQHSHQMLLNKNNHIKLLDSFLNKDEKDLKENLVNLLAQYREIDTKIENIEKERKETLEKKEFYEYQLEEIEKLKLKDGEDELLEAEYKRVFNAEKIREKVYESLEYLKDDEDSALSLITNSIRNIEYLGKYDERYIELAKRMENTYYELEDCANEIENISKGIDVTESDLDKIAGRMNTLKRIKEKYKRSLPELIAYREDLKEKLSDIDSGDFKTKELKKELNKIKTEYDKIAEKLTNSRKEIAVKIENELLNELKFLNMEDAKLKVQINKLEKMTNDGYDEVEFFISTNVGQDLKPLNKIASGGEVSRVMLALKVIFSKVDNIPILIFDEIDTGIGGETVRKIALKLKEIGENTQIISITHSPVIASKASQQFYIEKYVENSKTISRVKKLSAEERIKEIGRMLVGEKINNEVLEIANKMLNEG, from the coding sequence ATGGGGAGAAAACTTATGCTAAGAGAACTAAAAATAGAAAATTTAGCTATTATAGATGAGTTAGATATTGAGTTTGATAAAGGTTTTATTGTGCTAACAGGAGAAACAGGTGCAGGGAAATCTATTATTTTAAGTGGAATAAATCTTCTTATTGGAGAAAAAGCCAGTGTGGATATGATTAGAGATGGTGAAGAAAATCTTGTTGCACAGGGTGTTTTTGATGTTGATGAAGAACAAAAGAAAGCATTAGAAGCTATGGGTATAGATACTGATGGAGAAGAAATTATTATAAGAAGATCTTACAGTAGAAGTGGTAAGGCAAGAGCTTTTGTAAATAATGTTAGGATATCTTTGACAGATTTAAAAGAGATAGCCTCAACTTTAGTTGATATTGTTGGGCAACACTCTCATCAAATGTTACTTAATAAGAATAATCATATAAAACTTTTAGACAGTTTTCTTAACAAAGATGAAAAAGATTTAAAAGAAAATTTAGTAAATCTTTTAGCACAATACAGAGAAATTGACACTAAAATAGAAAATATTGAGAAAGAAAGAAAAGAAACTTTAGAAAAAAAAGAATTCTATGAGTATCAACTTGAAGAAATAGAAAAATTAAAATTAAAAGATGGAGAAGATGAACTTTTAGAGGCTGAATATAAAAGAGTATTTAATGCTGAAAAGATTAGGGAAAAAGTTTATGAAAGTTTAGAATATCTAAAAGATGATGAAGATTCAGCTTTAAGTTTGATAACAAATTCAATAAGAAATATAGAGTACCTTGGAAAATATGATGAAAGATACATAGAATTAGCAAAAAGAATGGAAAATACTTATTATGAGTTAGAAGATTGTGCTAATGAAATTGAAAATATTTCTAAGGGAATAGATGTCACAGAAAGTGATTTAGATAAAATTGCAGGTAGAATGAATACTTTAAAAAGAATTAAAGAAAAATATAAGAGAAGTCTACCAGAACTTATAGCATATAGGGAAGATTTAAAAGAGAAATTATCTGATATAGATAGTGGAGATTTTAAAACAAAGGAATTAAAAAAAGAGCTTAATAAAATTAAAACTGAATATGATAAAATAGCAGAAAAATTAACTAATTCCAGAAAAGAAATAGCAGTAAAAATAGAAAATGAATTGTTAAATGAATTAAAATTCTTAAATATGGAAGATGCTAAATTAAAAGTTCAAATAAATAAATTAGAAAAAATGACAAATGATGGTTATGATGAAGTTGAATTTTTTATTTCAACTAATGTGGGGCAAGATTTAAAACCTCTAAATAAAATAGCTTCTGGTGGAGAAGTAAGCCGTGTTATGCTTGCACTAAAAGTTATTTTTTCAAAGGTTGATAATATACCTATTTTGATTTTTGATGAAATAGATACAGGTATAGGTGGAGAAACTGTTAGAAAGATAGCTTTAAAGCTGAAAGAAATAGGAGAAAATACTCAAATTATTTCAATTACTCATTCACCGGTAATAGCTTCTAAGGCATCACAACAATTCTATATAGAAAAATATGTTGAAAATTCTAAAACTATCAGTAGAGTTAAGAAGCTGTCTGCTGAAGAAAGAATAAAAGAAATTGGAAGAATGTTAGTTGGAGAAAAAATTAATAATGAGGTCTTAGAAATAGCAAATAAAATGTTAAATGAGGGATAA
- a CDS encoding aspartate/glutamate racemase family protein, with the protein MKTMGLIGGMSWESTVTYYQIINEVVKNKLGGLHSAKCVLYSVDFEEIEECQKKGDWDRSAEILGKVALSLEKAGADFIVICTNTMHKVVSGIKKYTKLPILHIAEMTAIELKKAGIKKIGLLGTKYTMQQDFYKQILIDNGIEVVIPNSKDIEIVNSVIFNELCLGKIKKESKEEYLRIIKDLSKAGAKGVILGCTEIGLLIKQEDTDVPLFDTTNIHATSAALYAIEEK; encoded by the coding sequence ATGAAAACAATGGGACTTATAGGTGGAATGAGTTGGGAAAGCACAGTTACATATTACCAAATCATAAATGAAGTTGTAAAAAATAAGTTAGGAGGATTACATTCTGCAAAATGTGTATTATATAGTGTAGATTTTGAAGAAATAGAGGAGTGTCAAAAAAAAGGTGATTGGGATAGAAGTGCTGAAATTTTAGGTAAGGTGGCATTATCTTTAGAAAAAGCAGGAGCTGATTTTATTGTTATATGTACAAACACTATGCATAAAGTAGTTTCTGGAATAAAGAAATATACTAAACTTCCTATTTTACATATTGCTGAAATGACAGCTATTGAATTAAAGAAAGCTGGAATTAAAAAAATTGGTTTACTTGGAACAAAATATACTATGCAACAAGATTTCTATAAACAAATATTAATTGACAATGGTATAGAAGTTGTTATACCCAACTCAAAAGATATAGAAATAGTCAATTCAGTTATTTTTAATGAATTATGTCTTGGAAAAATAAAAAAGGAATCAAAAGAGGAATATTTAAGAATTATAAAGGACTTATCAAAAGCTGGTGCAAAAGGAGTAATTTTAGGTTGCACAGAGATAGGATTATTAATTAAACAAGAAGATACTGATGTGCCATTGTTTGATACAACAAATATTCATGCAACATCAGCAGCATTATATGCAATAGAAGAAAAATAA